GGTTGAAAGCTGGATTTAGGTGAATGAAACCTGCTCTCATGTCATAATTTGTAACTTTTGATTCTCAATTTTGTACTAACAATTGTTTGGGGGCCATTCGATTGCAGGATATTGGCTCCTACAGCCTATATATTCTTTGCATCTGCACTTCCTGTGATTGCATTTGGAGAGCAATTGAGTAGAGAAACAGGTTTGGATAGGATTCACTACCCACACATGTTCTTATCTTGACAAACTCAGGAAATTGTGTAAGTTGATATGGTGATTTTTGCTGTTTTACTGTAGATGGAAGCTTGAGCACAGTGGAGACTCTAGCTTCAACTGCTATTTGTGGTATAATACATTCAATACTTGGTGGACAACCTATGCTAGTTCTTGGAGTTGCAGAGCCCACCATTATTATGTATACTTATCTCTACAATTTCGCTAAACAAAGAGAAGATTTAGGGTCGAAACTGTTTGTGGCTTGGGCTGGATGGTAATAACAAGAGTTTTAAcattttcattttattaattTGGTGTTTTTCTAGAGCCATTGTTAAAGCTAAATGGATCTTATGTGTGATGTTTTTATTTAGGGTCTGTATCTGGACAGCCCTGATGCTGTTTCTCCTTGCAATATTCAATGCTTGTACTATTATCACTAGATTTACAAGGATTGCTGGGGAACTTTTCGGCATGTTGATCACTGTTCTTTTCATCCAAGAGGCCATTAAGGTAGAAGACTAATAGTAGTTCTCTCTTGGCAAATAAAACAGATGGAGATTTTAATgaacaaaagttttgttaacttttttctttttctaacttTGAATTACAGGGAATGGTTAGTGAATTTGGAATTCCAAAGTCTGAAAATCCAAACGATGAAAGATATCAATTTCAGTGGCTATATACGAATGGACTGCTGGGACTAATTTTCACCTTTGGACTTCTCTTTACTGCTTTAAAGAGCAGAAGGGCCAGGGCTTGGCGTTATGGAACAGGTTTGGAAAAGATTCAACTGATCTAACAGCGTACTTCTGAGAGTACTTGTGGAATTTAAAGTACTTGGAATCTGAAAACAGTTCCGAACTTTATTTGCAGGATTCCTCAGAAGCTTTATTGCAGACTATGGGGTTCCTTTCATGGTTTTGGTGTGGACAGCGATGTCATTCACTATTCCAAAGGAAGTTCCAACTGGAGTTCCCCGTAGGCTTTTTACTCCTCTTCCATGGGAACCTGCATCGCTGTATCATTGGACAGTAATCAAGGTAGTTTCTTAGATACAATTTATTGTCCACTTGAATTTTTTCTTTTACATACAATTTGATCACACAATCTAAGGATCTAAATTCAAAGTATGAAATACTAACGTAATTTATGTAAACTGCAGGATATGGGAAAAGTCCCACCCATGTACATTTTTGCTGCCATTATGCCAGCTGTGATGGTAGCTGCTCTATACTTTTTTGACCACAGTGTTGCATCTCAAATGGCACAGCAGAAGGAATTCAATCTTAAAAAACCATCTGCTTACCACTATGACATGTTATTGCTTGGTTTCATGGTACGATCAATTTTTCAAGATTCAGATTAGTTCATCAATTgattcatattattatttttagtttttgctcGATTGATTTGTTCATATTGTCATAGTTCTACTTTGTCTCATCTTGAACTCATCATTCAGGTTCTGATATGCGGATTGCTTGGCATTCCTCCTTCAAATGGGGTGCTTCCACAGTCTCCTATGCACACCAAGAGCCTTGCGGTTCTTAAAAGACAGGTGGGTTAAGAATTTAGTCTTCCTGTCTAGTACGATGCTCCTGTAAATAAACTTTAAATGCCTAAACAATTTCATTTGCTATTTATAGTTGATTCGGAAGAAGATGGTGAGGAGTGCTAAAGAAAGCATAAGTCAGCATGCAACTGGTTCTGAGATTTATGATAAGATGCAAGAAGTGTTCATTGAAATGGACAAATCCCCAATAGTAAGTAATCTTACTATCGTGAAGACATTTGTAGGTTATTTAACTTGCCAATCTTGTGATGCACAATTTTTCAAACCCATGATTTCTTCTACTGAACCCCATCTTACATATCTCTCATTTGGAGAGGTGTTAGCCTTCTAGCTCGGGTATTGCAACTAGcattggtctttttttttctcgCTTCAATAAGGGTGAACTTTTTCCTGCCAAACATGCTCACACCTTGTGTTGGCTGCATGTGTTAATGACTAACACTTGAAAATTTGTGTGCAGACAACTCCAGATGTTAATGACTTGAAAGGCCTGAAGGAGGCTGTGTTGAAAATTGATGATGGAGACAAGAATACATTTGATCCAGAAAAGCACATCGATCAACACTTGCCCGTGCGGGTTAATGAGCAGAGATTGAGCAATCTATTACAATCTGTCCTTGTCGGCTGTGCTGTATTTGCGATGCCTGTCATTAAGTTGATACCAACATCAGTACTCTGGGGATACTTCGCCTACATGGCAATTGACAGTCTTCCTGGGAATCAATTCTGGGAAAGAATGTTGCTGCTCTTCATCACTCCTGGTCGGCGGTACAAGTAAGTAGATTTTTAGTTACTTAGATGTTATGCTGAACCAAatgttgttatttatttttcagtTGTCAACTATGCGAAGTATCTATGATTAGAGTGaattatctaaatatttatacaATAGTTTGATCGCTTCTTTTTTTGTTTGTCTGATTGTGGCTGAGCAGGATTTTAGAAGGGGTTCATGCTTCCTTTGTTGAGACAGTGCCGTTTAAACACATGGCCAGGTTTACCATCCTCCAATTCGTATATCTTTTGATATGCTTTGGTGTAACATGGATTCCAATAGCTGGAATACTGTTTCCTTTGCCATTCTTCCTACTAATAAGCATAAGAGAGCATCTACTCCCAAAGTTGTTTCAGCCGCACCATCTATATGAATTAGATGCAGCTGAATACGAGGAAATTGTTGGTGCACCAATTAGAAATCGCAGTCTCTCGTATAAGGTAAAGAGTTAGCTTGAACCACTTTAAGTAGCATTGCTGAATTACTAAATAGGTTGTCAATTTGTCATTGATAGGAGCATGTCTTGTACTTGTGATCTTATATAACAGTTAGGCTCTCGTTAGTCGAGCATGTTTTATAAGTAAGCAGATATATAAATGCTATGTAGGCTTAGATGTTCTGCAGTTGCATTATGGTTGCAGGTCACTCTATTTTCTGAGATAGCAGGATTTCCAATTTCAGAACTTCTGGCTTActcatgttttgttttttttcttctctttcttatttATATCTGATCTGATGTAACATGTGATCAGGAGGTGGACACATCTGGAGAGGAAAGTGGCCCAGAATTCTGTGATGCTGAGTTACTGGATGAGTTCACTACTAGTAGAGGAGAGTTGAAACATAGAGCTGTATCattcaaagaaaaagaagatcgACATTTACTGGTAAAATAGGCCACTTTTTATTGCAGTTGCATGAATCATTGTTATATTTCTTTTGAAGGATTCCGTATTGATGATTTTGTTTTGCTACATTTATTTCATTGCAGGTCCACCCAGACAGTACTGGAAATGAGTGAGTGCTATGCGTTTTGGTAGAGAGAAAGAGAGCGGAAATGGTAGCGAAGGAAGTAAATCCTTCGGACAAAAAAGGAGATGGAAGAATTAGAAATCTATAAATCATAAAGAAAGAAAATTAGGGAGAACAGAGGTGCGTAAGGGTGAAAAGTGTTTGAGAAAAACATACGAAGACAAACAGAAGCAATCTCAGAGAAGGGGGAGAGCAACTAACAAAGAAAGCAGTATAATTTTGTTCTGTTTTGGGGTATAGAGGCATTTTGTATTTTCTCTATTAGAATgttcataaaaaggaaaaaaaaagtgataTAAATGTGTTCTTAtaatttttcttcatctttttttctGGGCAACACATATGTTCTGCAACCAAAGGAAAAAGGGGATACTATTATAGaagctaaataaataaaaacgaaaaagaaaaaaaatagtagaGAAGAGAATTGTATGAGCTTGTTTGAGAGCTTTCCATTCTATCTGCTTCCTCGTTCAACATTTTTTCATTTTCTGGTAATGATCACATTTGATTAGATTCAAAAACTTTTGCAAACACTAGCATATGCCAATAGGTCTGGTATGCAATCAAATTATCAAGCAATGCTGGTTGGTTGTAATTCTAGCTGGCTCTACACCAGTTCATGGCCTAGAATGCCAAGACTTCTACTCACTTTAGAAGCATATTTGGAGCTTTGCAGCATCTTACATTAACAAGACCAGACAGAAGGATTACTTGGATACTTGAAGGGTTCTGTTGAGTCTGGAATTACTGTTAGCTGGTGATCTTTGCAAATTGACTGCATGCTCAGATTCTGATAGGGCTGCTTCTCTTATACAAGAAGGTCAACAACTGGTTATTGCATTTTTTCTGGCCTGTTCTTTTGTTTCTTGGTCCAAGAAACAGCCAACCATGTACTTCTTTGGTTATCTTTTCTCCTGACAGAACTTAGTATTATTCTTTTCAACCCTATTTCTTGTATTGTGATAATCGAAGTGCTTCTAGTATGGCTTCAAATCCTGTTTACCATACATGCACAAAGCACATTAAGCATTATCACTTTGTGCCTGACTTGTCTCTCAAGGTTTCCTACGAACTATTTTTTTTAATCTGCACACCAACTTGCTGATTTGTTTACAAAAGTCTAAAGCACTTCTATTTTTCGTTCGTAATTTGGACCTCCTCAGgttttttgatacataagcatAATACTGAACAAGCTTCCTGTATTTTCACCAGAATAACAAGCGTTCCAAGGATCCCTGCCTTTCTTCTAAGTCATAAGACAGTGAGGCATTGTATAACAGCATGACTGAAACCACACAGGCATCATGGAAAAACACTCAACACACAGGCAATCGTAATACCCCATGAAAACTTCACAAGTTTCGGTATCACCACATGAAAATGAGAATGAAAAATAGCAAGCTTGAAACTTCAAACAAGGATCAGATAAGAATCCCCACTTGAACACCCAAATTAGGCATCAGACAACACTGGTCACATAGAAGATAATCTCATAAGTATACGAAGGCATcaaacaagaaaataaagaacAGCATCCACTACACAAAAAAACCAGTCACTTCAGAAGAAATCAAACAAAACCATTCTAATAAATACTTGTCCTAATTATCAAAATAAGAACATATATACCAAGTTCTGGTAGCAAGGCACTAACACATTCTTGGGGTTAATAGGAAATTTGCAGCAAATGTACATATTGACAATTTATAGAGTGAACTAATAGAACTATCTCTTCTTGTTGTTACTCACCATTAAATATCTCCAGCTCCATTTTCTCCAACCAGCTTTTGAAAGTcgccacagttggtatcagaatGCCATGGAACTTTACACTGAGCACAAAACAATCTTCGACAATGCATACATTCAGTCTCCCTAATTGCATCCCCTCCACCATCATTAACTAACATCCCATTACAATCACCAAAAGGGCAGTAAATGACAACTGATCCAGCAAAAAAAGACCCTGAAACAGCCTCGCCCCATCGATCAAAAACTTCTTTTGGGATCAAACCTTGCCATAATCCAGATTCTAATATCTCTCCACATTCAAATCCCGGACACCTGATAACAATCTCATTCTCTTGAATCCTAGCCACAATGTGTTTCCTTAAGCATTCGAAACAAAACCTATGTGTGCAGGTACTGGTAGTAGCAGTACCATATCTGATAAACATCTCCCCCATTGTTTTCATTTCTTTACAACTTCCACAAATAGTTTCAGCTGATTCCAATTTTTCCAATTTCACTTTTACAATTGCCTCTTGTTTGATTCTCTTGCTAATAGCAGCAGCAGTTGAAGTGGTGGTGTCGACTCCCAAGCCCAGACTCTGCGCACCCAGAACACTACCATCAGGGTCCCCTTGCAATATTGCCTGCACCTAGTGCATTACCAGGATTGCCACTCGAAGCTCCATCACAGCAGAGACCCGGTTCGATTTTAACTTCTGACCTAATAATCTGAGTTTGTTTCAACTTATGAAATGAAGCCATAAGAGCTTCTTGAATCCATAAGTTTTCTGCAAACTGAGCATCTGAGATTGGGATGTTCATCTCGTTTCCTCCATGATCTTCAGAAAGTAAGGCCAAGTTAAAATCGCCGAGAACATCAGAATCAACACAATCGGAAGTAGAACTACTACCAGAAGTCGTATTCGTTGATCGTTTTCCAAGCTCAGCAGCCATTATCGACGACGATCTAGGGTTTTTAccgaaaatctagggtttatctcTGCAGTTGGGAAGGAGATGAAAAGGGTTTCGCTCAACAATAGTCGGATAATCCAGATAAATGGGGTCGAATCGACTATAAGGCGAAACAATTTGACGTGGGCCTGGACACGGGCCCAGATTCACCCTGATCGGCGCATGCCTCCGGAACAGGTCCGGCCTAAACCACGAATCTCTTCGGGGTTATGAATCTACTGTGGTTCGAGAAACACATTCATTTGGGTGGTGGATTTTGTTTTTGACATGACAAAGGTGTTTTCTTGAACAATGCTACAAGAAGGTACGACGTAGAATCTAAAAAATTTTCTGGACAAAACTCTTTGAGGAAGTGAATTAAGTTGGTCGTGGAAACCATGTCCgaaaaatatttgagaaaataggTTAAATTGGATGTAAAAGCCCGCGCAAAAATCCTCTCAGAAAGtaaattaaaattttcttttctttttttctaaagGAAAAGGTAGCGCCTCATAATTTCATAATAAGCCCCATAATTtcattgctatgaaattttgattgcATTATGATTAATATATCAgaaaacggaaaaaaaaaagaagaagcaatTAGCACTAAATTTACAAATTTCGAAATTTAAGGAAACATAAACTGTACTAATATTTTACATTTCCTAAGGAAGTGACATCTTGATAATGGTTTCAAACCGTTTTGCTTGTTGATTTTTTGAATCTTAATCATTGACATTGTATAAGTCAGATGCTTCCATAAAAAAGAAGTAATGTGTCTAAATTGATATCATATTGATCAATATCGATTTTATTTGCTGAATTAGATTAAATTGGTGGTGAAAGCTATGTCCAAGAAAACCTATGAAAAAGTGGGTTAAGTTGGTTGTGAAACACACGCCTGAGAAAAAAGTGTTGGTTAGTCAGTTTTGGATTTATTATCTTGATGTAGCTCGGGCCCAATTGTGTGGAAGGATTGAAGTATAATGGTTCCAAATTTATGCAACCGGGATGCACATTTCAGCCTCTACTATTCATCAATTTTACTTAAGTAGTTTGGGGTTTTgtgcttttctttttttaaattctaaattagATTATATATAGAAGAAATAATGGGATATGTTTCATATCACAGTTATCacctctttttccttttttttttctctctctcttctccaTTCAAACTGATTTAGAATCATAGTACCAAATCAATTTGACCCTAAGACCCTTTCATCATAATGTCTTATCAGGCATGAGTTAGTCGTCTGTCATGGAAACAAATTGAATCAACGTAAGTGATATAAACGTGAAAACCCTGTAATTAAAACTATGAaatttatgttgttgttgttttgttgcAAAAACATGTTTATCAAAATTATGTTTAATGGAGAACAATCACCCGAACCCATATCATAGAAGTATCAAAATCACCAAATGAATACATATGTACATTCAAAAGTATAAAACTAGATTtcagaataaaaaataaatctctTATAAATTTGAGAGATCAATACTTTCTACCATCAGAGCTTCAGTGGTCTACTACTACACAAACAAAAATTATCTAGTGATCATATTATATTCTGATTATAATAAGCGTTTTGTCTAAACTTATTTATGAAGTTTCGACATACAACACATGTAAAGAAGAAACTTACTGATAAATTAGTTTCTGACTGTAGAATTAAAATTTAACCAAAATCGTCTATGTGAAACTTAATTAAATCAATACTCAAATCAACTCCAAAAAATGAGTGTAAATTTGTGCACCCCTTGAATACCGGGGTGCACGTTCCTGCTCCTCTCATTGGTCCATGTCGCCTAGTCTGGTTTCCGGTTTTGCcgtttaatcttttatttttttcttaaattatttttaaaaatCCGAGAAATTATATTATCTCTCGATTAATACCTTATTTATCTCTCTTCTCGCCCCCAAAAAAGGATGAAGAATACCGAAGATCGACTGATACTCCATCACTTTTCAAAACCCTAGTAGCAACATGATGTTGAAAGAATTTTATGAAGCCAATGTCGATATTGTTCCTCATGAAGATTCAATAATGCAAGTAATTtctatgatttttctttttctttcctccTATTTTTTATAtgtgtttttttgtttgttggGCAATACATGGATTCATACAGTAATGCAATCGTCATTTCTGTTTGGTTATGTGGATTAAAAAAGACCCCTTAACTATACATCCAAGCCTCAAAACTGCAGTCACAGTTACGACTTGTGGCAGACATAAACAAAAACATGAAAGAAACTATGCAAGGATTTGTTGTCGCAATATGCATTGATGAAGGTGTAGTGGGTGTAGTCATGTTGCAGTAGAGTATATTTGACAAATAGGTGTAGGAGCAGGTGTTTCTTCCAACTATGGATGAATTGCTATTGCATCTCGCAATGGAGGAAGAAACATGGTCAAGAAGTGACGATTGATGGAAATCATCCTCAGTAGATACACTTACAGCAGACAAAATACTCTTGGAAAAAACTCCATCACCGGTTAAAGTTTCTAGTTTTTTAATTGCAGTGCTGGAATTAGAGGTGTCAGCACTTATATACGATCGAAGTGTTGGAAGAGAATGGAATGTCTGACCTAACTGATTCTGATCCTTGATAACATGCATGTGCAGTGTGTAGGAGCAAAGATAAATACATAGTTGAACAAAAATTTATAGCTTCCGATGTAGAAGaataccaaaaaagaaaaaaaaaacaatgaataCATTTGCAAACTCATTGTTCTTGATGATAatccttttttttccttgtaaCCAGACAAAATTATAAATTCAAAACTGTTGGGTCTTTTTTTCACAAGTATTCAGTCTATTAAGTTTAAGAGATTacatgcttcagaaaaaaaatcttctctgcCATTTAAGCGTGAAGTAAAGGAAAATCCTGGATGCTTATTCACCTTCTCTGCCGTTTAAGAGTTAACTCTTCGGAAGAAAAACTGTTGGGATGTTACCGTcggtgttcttcttcttttttggggGAGAAGAGAGAACAAAGGCTTTAATTAACTTCAATTTCTCGGGTTTTTAAAtataatttaagaaaaaaaattaaaagtaaaAACCGGAAACCAGACTAGGCGACGTGGACCAATGAGAGGAGCAGGAACGTGCACCCCGATATTcaaggggtgcacaaatttgcacttccaaaaaatcattagtttttttttcccGCTGAATTGTGAGATTTATAAAATCATCAAACACTAGATTCAAATAGACCTTTATATAATCCATTTCTTCTTGAAGTAGGAAAAATATTCAAATCAACTACCAAAACAAAACGAGGGGGTTTTAGGATATTCAGGTTGaagtaaaaaaaacaaacaaatatatTATCAAGAGGAAGATCAATTTGATTATGATTGTGAGAATAACAGAGATTAAAAGGAGATAGAcaattctttttaattaaaagtaaatCGTTAAAAGCTGGTTTCCAAACAAAAATCCTCCGATTAGGAGGGTCGGAATGTGCACCCCGGTATGCACAAATTTGTACTCAGTATAATAATAGCCTACAAATTTGCTAAATGAAGTAAAATCGTTCAATAATTATTTCTCATTTATTTCATTTATTATTTCTTTCTTAATGAATGTGTTACATCTCCTGATGGTGTCCTTTAACATTCTTGGAAAACCTTCAGAAATGGGATAAAATTTGTACATATACAGAGTGATCAGCCACTCAGGCTAAGTTAGCTTTGTATCCACCACTTACGCTTAATTTTACCCTTGGATTTCGTGGCAACAACAAATTTTGGAAAAGAAACAACGAAAAAAAATCCATTTACACTATTAGGTCCCCAATGTTCCATGTTAAATCGATTGCATAGTGAACCATAAAACTTGATCTAATTGATTACATAAAGATTGCACTTTTGTATGTGTAAACCCATGTCCTAATACTAACTATCTCAACTCCACTCGCTCTGACGTAATTGTCCAAAGATAAACAATCTCCTTATGAATCATGTCATAATTAGAAGCTCATCATGATCAAATATGGCAAACTAATATGCCAAACGGGTTAGTAGATGAAATATGGTAAACTAATATGCGAAACTAGTTAGTATCATATTTAATATCCGATGTTGAAAACATGTAGTTTCTTGATTATTAATGAAATTTTTTTCGTACTAAAAAAAACAATAatgtaaaaacacaaatctttgaTTTTAGGTAAATAAAACTACCAAAGCACACTCTCCTTTTTAAGTGGGTTGAATCATTCCCTTGAACATGATAACTTGAAGATCAGCAATGCTTGAGATATTATCTATATCCAAGTTCTAAAAGGCTATAATACTGATAGTTAGCTCCATGAACCGGACCATAACTTCCTACAACTTGGCCTGCTAATGAAATATATCAAGCTTATTGTACAAAAGGACGTTATGACGTCACTTTAAGTTAAAGAGGCATATAAATTGCTGTACAAAAATTTTGTGTTCATCTAAAAAACTTAAGCTAATGTTAAAAATAACACATATAACTCAAATATGTGTTCCGACAAAGAAATTTTTAGCCCCTGGACAAACTAATTCTCCAGGATCACATCTTAATCTCTTCTCCAATATATATGTATGATGTGAAGGGGATAAGTTTAAGATGACCACATTCTTTATTCCAGCAATATAGCCGTTCAGAGTGaaatataaaattataaataatagaaaaatatgaaaacaaaGTAGTGCGTCAGTGAAGCAGGTAAAATAGGACCGACATGAACAAAAAACCAAATCATCATCTTTATTAGCATGGTATAGAATCTATACTCGCCTGCTGTATACAAATCAAATATTTTTTGGTAGTACTACAACAACATTAATCTCTATTATTAACCATTCAAATATATTAAATGAGATCTAACCGAGCTTAACTAACTCAACCGTCTATCTATGTTCGTTCGATGAATAATACAAAATCATTGAATTTTTATTATCCATCTTGCATTGTGATAGCAAATCTTACAATAACTCACATATGATTACGAAGCGAAATGGTGTCACAAATTTGAAAATTGTATCAAATAATCAAAATGAGGCAACAAAGCTGTTAAATAATACAAATATTATTACAATGCTTGAAGATTTCCTAATTTAATAACTCAAACGCTAAGACATTTAACCAAACACTAATACACAATTCCTATGTTACCAAAAACATTGAGAAAGTATAGAATATCAAAGCCATCTAAAATGCAGAACTTAAGATACATAAAGAAATCCACTTGTTTGGCTAGAAAAAATAAGTTATAAAAGAATAAATTATATTCTCCTTTGAGATAAGGTCAAGTCACAAAGAAAGTGTAGATTTAACAATGCAGTGTAGCTTAGCCTAAAATAAGAAAGTAAGAAGACACTCCCATAAAGTTTACACAAAAACATATATAGTAACATTTGTCTACATAAATTAATCTAATTTGAAAATGAATCTCAACAAAGATTACCGGTATATAAGTAGGTATCCTGGATCTCATCCTCTTACAATTGGCTGAAAGGATTATCACGGCTTTCTGTCTCCCCGGTTTCAACTCACTCCTCATCTTGGTATTTTTTTCCCCTAAATATGTTAACAAAACTAAGGAGTTCTTACGAGGGAAtacttcctcaaaatattttccaaaatccaGAATATATtatgggtccaagagcatagctcagtggtatcccatcaacttcaGTAAGGAAGAAGTCAGGGGTTCAATCTCCGCCGTAAAGGTTTGTAATAGATTAGTTGCATAGTGGGTTTGGCGGTGTTGGGTCTGGTAGTGGGTCCATCCAACTGGTTGGGTTCGGGTAGGGGCCTGGGTGTAAGTGGGTCCAGCCAACTGGTAGTGGGTCCGGCTTtcgcgtatcaaaaaaaaaaacccagaatATATTCATAGGTTGAAGTTTTTAGGTCGTGAATGGTGATACTGTTATGGGTGTAACTTAATACATTGTAACTCTTcctgactgttagagcattgctcgtccgaactcgcatgcgttgctatctcaagcatgtttatcaatgttagtgatcaaaactataagtcttgatttctagtctactatagataagtctcggactagaacaAAAAGTGTAGTTTAGATAAagaacttcatggtgattcatcatacaagaagaagaactaatcaaggaaccggtggaacttctcgacaaaaaggtatgtgaagatttgaacttatctgtcactcaaaagtatatctactctatctcctacttcttgagacaaaaagtcgtatgctatatatagacttagattatacacatttggtatttccagccgagtatacctcgcctatctatatctcgaaatatgtgttggtaagcgtttcgcttcgaccatgtttatctttacctagtgacgaaagtcatgatatgtttgaatcactttgaaaattgctttgacgagaaaaagtgtaacaactatataacatcctctaagaatatttcaatggttggaatgagagtttagattacataaccaatgatggacacaagtattgttgtggaaacacatacgtgcataagtcctatcccttgaaccaaagtttgcgaactttgttgatcaagagaaaccggaagaatggcttgttgtcaAATCTGCGAActgtcgaacttctcatcccgagaaattctgctggggttgacaaacttgttgcttgagtaccagtccgcgaaccggcggaaagtctttgccgaaattttctgctggagtttgtaaactctgcccggttgcttaagtttgcgaacctagtgtgcgcactaaagaaggttatatatctgaagatgatttctgaacttaaacttataaagactaaggaatgcaatttgcaaaccgtaaatttcatgaaccgattcgagtgaatcaaatcatctttgctttaattgtgtcttgtgtagtacataagatttccttgcaattaaacaaatctctaactagttcaattgagtcatttgaactacttatggtgaagaagaatatggttggtatgaaatgctcatatggctaaccttttggttaattacagttgaaccaacaaatgtac
This DNA window, taken from Papaver somniferum cultivar HN1 chromosome 3, ASM357369v1, whole genome shotgun sequence, encodes the following:
- the LOC113359210 gene encoding ranBP-type and C3HC4-type zinc finger-containing protein 1-like; translated protein: MAAELGKRSTNTTSGSSSTSDCVDSDVLGDFNLALLSEDHGGNEMNIPISDAQFAENLWIQEALMASFHKLKQTQIIRSEVQAILQGDPDGSVLGAQSLGLGVDTTTSTAAAISKRIKQEAIVKVKLEKLESAETICGSCKEMKTMGEMFIRYGTATTSTCTHRFCFECLRKHIVARIQENEIVIRCPGFECGEILESGLWQGLIPKEVFDRWGEAVSGSFFAGSVVIYCPFGDCNGMLVNDGGGDAIRETECMHCRRLFCAQCKVPWHSDTNCGDFQKLVGENGAGDI
- the LOC113355672 gene encoding boron transporter 4-like isoform X1; this translates as MFNLFKEPFKGIKDDIAGRKLCYKDDWTHGLKAGFRILAPTAYIFFASALPVIAFGEQLSRETDGSLSTVETLASTAICGIIHSILGGQPMLVLGVAEPTIIMYTYLYNFAKQREDLGSKLFVAWAGWVCIWTALMLFLLAIFNACTIITRFTRIAGELFGMLITVLFIQEAIKGMVSEFGIPKSENPNDERYQFQWLYTNGLLGLIFTFGLLFTALKSRRARAWRYGTGFLRSFIADYGVPFMVLVWTAMSFTIPKEVPTGVPRRLFTPLPWEPASLYHWTVIKDMGKVPPMYIFAAIMPAVMVAALYFFDHSVASQMAQQKEFNLKKPSAYHYDMLLLGFMVLICGLLGIPPSNGVLPQSPMHTKSLAVLKRQLIRKKMVRSAKESISQHATGSEIYDKMQEVFIEMDKSPITTPDVNDLKGLKEAVLKIDDGDKNTFDPEKHIDQHLPVRVNEQRLSNLLQSVLVGCAVFAMPVIKLIPTSVLWGYFAYMAIDSLPGNQFWERMLLLFITPGRRYKILEGVHASFVETVPFKHMARFTILQFVYLLICFGVTWIPIAGILFPLPFFLLISIREHLLPKLFQPHHLYELDAAEYEEIVGAPIRNRSLSYKEVDTSGEESGPEFCDAELLDEFTTSRGELKHRAVSFKEKEDRHLLVHPDSTGNE
- the LOC113355672 gene encoding boron transporter 4-like isoform X2 is translated as MFNLFKEPFKGIKDDIAGRKLCYKDDWTHGLKAGFRILAPTAYIFFASALPVIAFGEQLSRETDGSLSTVETLASTAICGIIHSILGGQPMLVLGVAEPTIIMYTYLYNFAKQREDLGSKLFVAWAGWVCIWTALMLFLLAIFNACTIITRFTRIAGELFGMLITVLFIQEAIKGMVSEFGIPKSENPNDERYQFQWLYTNGLLGLIFTFGLLFTALKSRRARAWRYGTGFLRSFIADYGVPFMVLVWTAMSFTIPKEVPTGVPRRLFTPLPWEPASLYHWTVIKDMGKVPPMYIFAAIMPAVMVAALYFFDHSVASQMAQQKEFNLKKPSAYHYDMLLLGFMVLICGLLGIPPSNGVLPQSPMHTKSLAVLKRQLIRKKMVRSAKESISQHATGSEIYDKMQEVFIEMDKSPITTPDVNDLKGLKEAVLKIDDGDKNTFDPEKHIDQHLPVRVNEQRLSNLLQSVLVGCAVFAMPVIKLIPTSVLWGYFAYMAIDSLPGNQFWERMLLLFITPGRRYKILEGVHASFVETVPFKHMARFTILQFVYLLICFGVTWIPIAGILFPLPFFLLISIREHLLPKLFQPHHLYELDAAEYEEIVGAPIRNRSLSYKEVDTSGEESGPEFCDAELLDEFTTSRGELKHRAVSFKEKEDRHLLVK